A single Crateriforma conspicua DNA region contains:
- the galK gene encoding galactokinase, with the protein MTALSPTESTEALCRRARDEFESRFGRPATIVVAAPGRVNLIGEHIDYNDGFVLPMAIERYVVIAADTNDDDAVRLYSVDLQQDAAYRTGHDHQPGEKGWSKYPQGVLAGFAGRGIDSLAFDAAFTSNVPLGGGLSSSAALEVATATLVEAISGTTLGLADKALLAQKAEHDFAGVPCGIMDQFSSVFGRDGEFMLLDCRSQEIEAVPFARDDVSIVITNSNVKHELAGGEYAQRRQQCDEAKEILGAENWRDVTADDLARCKDELGDERFRRARHIIGEIARTLETANALRNGDLDTVGRLMYDSHNSLRDDYEVSCGELDCLVDLAEKIGPEGGVYGSRMTGGGFGGCTVSLVDSAKASDVIAAMADGYEKATGKTADAFASRPARGAHIVQNDLG; encoded by the coding sequence ATGACTGCGCTATCACCGACTGAATCCACCGAAGCGCTTTGCCGCCGGGCCCGCGACGAATTTGAATCTCGTTTCGGTCGCCCGGCCACGATCGTCGTCGCGGCTCCCGGTCGCGTGAACTTGATCGGCGAACACATCGACTACAACGACGGTTTCGTGCTGCCGATGGCGATCGAGAGATACGTCGTGATTGCGGCCGACACCAACGACGACGATGCGGTCCGTCTGTACAGCGTCGATCTTCAGCAAGACGCCGCCTATCGGACCGGGCACGATCACCAGCCGGGCGAAAAGGGCTGGTCGAAGTATCCCCAAGGAGTTTTGGCAGGTTTTGCGGGGCGAGGCATCGATTCGCTGGCTTTCGATGCGGCATTCACCTCCAACGTTCCGCTGGGCGGCGGATTGTCCAGCAGTGCCGCATTGGAAGTCGCCACTGCGACGTTGGTCGAAGCCATCAGCGGCACAACTCTCGGTCTGGCCGACAAAGCGCTACTGGCCCAAAAAGCCGAACACGATTTCGCCGGCGTGCCGTGCGGGATCATGGATCAATTCAGCAGCGTCTTTGGCCGCGACGGCGAATTCATGTTGTTGGATTGCCGCAGCCAAGAAATCGAAGCGGTGCCGTTCGCCCGGGACGACGTGTCGATCGTCATCACCAACAGCAACGTCAAACACGAATTGGCCGGCGGCGAATACGCACAACGACGTCAACAGTGTGATGAAGCCAAGGAAATTCTGGGGGCCGAAAACTGGCGCGACGTCACCGCCGATGATCTGGCACGGTGCAAAGACGAACTGGGCGACGAACGGTTCCGACGCGCTCGACATATCATCGGCGAAATCGCACGAACCTTGGAAACCGCCAATGCGCTGCGAAACGGTGATTTGGATACCGTCGGACGGCTGATGTACGACAGCCACAACTCGCTGCGTGATGATTACGAAGTCAGCTGTGGTGAATTGGACTGTCTGGTCGACTTGGCCGAAAAGATCGGCCCCGAGGGCGGCGTTTACGGATCCCGCATGACGGGCGGCGGCTTCGGCGGCTGTACGGTCAGTCTGGTGGATTCGGCCAAGGCATCCGACGTGATCGCGGCCATGGCCGACGGCTACGAAAAAGCGACCGGAAAGACCGCGGACGCTTTTGCCAGTCGCCCCGCACGCGGCGCTCATATCGTTCAAAACGATCTCGGCTGA
- the def gene encoding peptide deformylase → MPLEVIKYPHPTLRYESKPIRRVDAELKSIVAEMLDLMYESEGVGLAANQVDLPLRLFVCNPTGVRGDGEELVVINPVISKPRGTESGQEGCLSLPGMYGQVKRSKTIRLSAFDLQGNEIDRVLDGFFARVVQHENDHLNGVLFFDRMPEQATKELMPALDEFQADHLSRQRSGSLPSDDKLVEALSAWEKKYA, encoded by the coding sequence ATGCCGCTCGAAGTCATCAAGTACCCCCACCCGACGCTGCGATACGAAAGCAAGCCGATTCGCCGCGTCGACGCCGAATTGAAATCCATCGTCGCGGAAATGCTGGATTTGATGTACGAATCCGAGGGCGTCGGGTTAGCCGCCAACCAAGTCGATCTGCCGCTGCGGTTGTTCGTCTGCAACCCGACCGGCGTCCGCGGCGACGGCGAAGAATTGGTCGTCATCAATCCCGTGATCAGCAAACCGCGTGGAACCGAATCGGGCCAGGAAGGCTGTCTCAGTTTGCCGGGAATGTATGGCCAAGTGAAGCGATCCAAAACGATCCGCTTGTCGGCGTTCGATTTACAAGGCAACGAAATCGATCGCGTCCTGGACGGCTTTTTCGCTCGCGTGGTCCAGCATGAAAATGATCACTTGAACGGCGTGCTGTTTTTTGACCGCATGCCCGAACAAGCGACCAAGGAATTGATGCCGGCGCTGGACGAATTCCAAGCCGATCACTTATCGCGACAGCGTAGCGGTTCGCTGCCGTCGGACGACAAATTGGTCGAAGCGTTGTCGGCGTGGGAAAAGAAATACGCCTGA
- a CDS encoding DUF4416 family protein, with protein sequence MSDLRPVEPVVRICGVIAKQEAWRQTAIDWLVQRWGPVCETSQPLAFEAGGFYTPTMGDGLVKQVVAFDGFADPAGLAPWKTATNRWEFELAERIDADVPRPINLDVGYITQAKWVLATVKDRDHRMYLRDGIFAEVTLNYVGRRWVHHRWTYPSYRTDPIADFAMRCRDRLRDHILANGLTRTATA encoded by the coding sequence GTGAGCGATCTGCGTCCTGTCGAACCGGTCGTACGAATCTGCGGCGTCATCGCAAAACAGGAAGCGTGGCGTCAGACGGCGATCGATTGGCTGGTCCAGCGTTGGGGGCCGGTTTGTGAAACCAGTCAGCCGTTGGCGTTCGAAGCCGGCGGGTTCTACACGCCGACGATGGGCGATGGCCTGGTCAAGCAGGTGGTCGCGTTTGACGGCTTTGCGGACCCGGCCGGGCTGGCACCGTGGAAGACTGCGACGAACCGGTGGGAATTCGAATTGGCCGAACGGATCGACGCCGATGTGCCGCGGCCGATCAACTTGGACGTCGGCTACATCACCCAAGCCAAGTGGGTCCTGGCGACGGTCAAGGATCGCGACCATCGGATGTATTTGCGTGACGGCATCTTCGCCGAAGTCACGTTGAACTACGTCGGCCGGCGGTGGGTCCACCACCGCTGGACGTATCCCAGTTATCGCACGGATCCGATTGCCGATTTCGCGATGCGTTGCCGTGATCGTTTGCGTGATCACATTCTGGCCAACGGGCTGACGCGAACCGCCACGGCATGA
- a CDS encoding trans-sulfuration enzyme family protein, with amino-acid sequence MSLNVDFRANGSADSVGVDLSEPTATAKACEIQRVGIPGDSSPRPVPVTHPSSYGLSTQCVHAGEHRQKADGAITTPIHTASTFTFSSTDELIDFVEGRHEREEYGRYGCPNEKSVEAKLAALDRAEDAILYSSGMSALVGLLMTSLGQDDEIVFFDQCYHRSRQFCAQHLARFGVRTIQVPTGDMDAMAAAITDRTKLLVSESPTNPHLTAIDLDAFADIGRRFGVKTLIDATLATPANVRPLDHGIDFVLHSATKYLGGHNDLLAGVLCGRKEDLDPVRAMRGCLGNINSPHNMYLLERGLKTFDLRMQRHNENGMAVAQFLQQHPRVDRVFYLGLPSHPTHAIAAAQMSGFGGLVTFTIKDADWRQTSRVVDATRIARIAPSLGGTESLIEQPYVMSYYHYTADQRRQFGITDNMIRFSCGIENSDDLIADLDQALSA; translated from the coding sequence ATGTCATTGAATGTCGATTTCCGGGCCAACGGCTCGGCCGACTCCGTGGGAGTCGATCTTTCGGAACCAACCGCTACGGCGAAGGCCTGCGAAATTCAGCGGGTTGGTATTCCCGGCGATTCTTCGCCACGCCCCGTTCCGGTGACGCATCCGTCGTCGTACGGATTGTCCACGCAGTGCGTTCACGCGGGCGAACACCGGCAGAAAGCCGACGGTGCGATCACCACGCCCATTCACACCGCGTCGACGTTCACGTTTTCGTCCACCGACGAGCTGATCGACTTTGTCGAAGGCCGTCACGAGCGTGAAGAATACGGTCGATACGGTTGCCCCAACGAGAAATCGGTCGAAGCCAAATTGGCGGCGTTGGACCGTGCGGAAGACGCAATCTTGTACAGCAGCGGCATGTCCGCCTTGGTCGGATTGTTGATGACGTCGCTGGGGCAAGACGACGAAATCGTTTTCTTTGACCAGTGTTATCATCGAAGCCGACAGTTTTGTGCCCAGCACTTGGCCCGGTTCGGTGTCCGCACCATCCAAGTCCCCACCGGCGACATGGATGCGATGGCGGCCGCCATCACCGACCGCACCAAATTGTTGGTCAGCGAATCGCCCACCAACCCACATTTGACGGCGATCGATCTGGACGCCTTCGCCGACATCGGCCGCCGCTTTGGTGTGAAAACGCTGATCGACGCCACCTTGGCGACACCGGCCAACGTCCGGCCGTTGGATCATGGTATCGACTTCGTTTTGCACTCGGCGACGAAGTACTTGGGCGGACACAACGATTTGTTGGCCGGCGTGTTGTGCGGCCGCAAGGAAGACCTGGATCCGGTGCGGGCGATGCGCGGATGCCTTGGCAACATCAATTCGCCGCACAACATGTATCTGTTGGAACGCGGCCTGAAGACATTTGACCTGCGGATGCAGCGTCACAACGAAAACGGCATGGCGGTCGCCCAGTTTTTGCAGCAGCACCCTCGGGTCGATCGCGTTTTTTATCTGGGGTTGCCCAGCCATCCGACCCACGCGATCGCCGCGGCACAGATGTCCGGCTTCGGCGGCTTGGTCACGTTCACAATCAAGGATGCGGATTGGCGACAGACGTCCCGAGTGGTCGACGCGACGCGAATCGCACGGATCGCCCCCAGCCTTGGCGGCACCGAATCGTTGATCGAACAGCCGTATGTGATGAGCTATTACCACTACACGGCCGATCAGCGTCGGCAATTCGGTATCACCGACAACATGATTCGCTTTTCATGCGGAATCGAAAACTCGGATGATCTGATCGCAGACCTGGATCAGGCGTTGTCGGCATGA
- a CDS encoding sulfatase-like hydrolase/transferase codes for MRILLAAFFAVSFAATSIGLAEDRPNVLLILVDDLKPAIGAFGNETAQTPNLDDLTRRGMRFDAAYCNQAVCAPSRFTLMLGSHSTSTGLYGLGNRLRESDPDAVTMPQHFAANGYRTESLGKVFHIGHGNIGDPESFQVPHFKEKVIEYADPASTDGGNLTREEAFFTNQKLGEIKSLPRGAAYESPDVADTAYADGRVAEETIRRLEAAKKRRQTEGTPFFIAAGFARPHLPFSAPKKYWDLYDPAELPMPENEQLPQGAPEVAGKRGGEISNYKPVPEEREASYSDDLKRNLIHGYYAATSFVDAQIGKVVQAVDRLGLDDNTIIVLWGDHGFHLGDLGIWTKHTNFEQANRIPIVIVAPGVAEPGSSTGQLTETVDIYPTLAELAGLPKPTGPQPIDGVSLVPVLKDRDARVRDHAYHAYPKKMMGRAIRTDRYRLVQWKRIGAPDLDAEYELYDYQSDPLETKNLAADMPQVVRRLSAILATYPQAVPRAGTKSAAGKKKNGKGQAKPKAAAVDAQSSTIAGRWSAKRANNWYRQIDWPLGANFVPSTAINQLEMWQEATFDPDTIDRELGYAEKIGMNTMRVFLHDIPWRTDAEGFFRRVDRYLEIADSHGIRTMFVFFDGVWHPNPVAGLQPQPVPGVHNSGWVQSPGRTILDDPAGQDALKPYVQSVLRRYADDSRVLVWDLFNEPDNGNGNSYGLAGQNLELNPDVKRRRAHELLEKTFRWAREVNPSQPLTVGLWTGDYVNKPRPIDRLVLDNNDVHSFHTYGGPQTARRKMEDLLALGRPLLCTEYMARGNNSTFAGVLPILNELKVGAYNWGFVNGRSQTIYPWDSWQAAYTSIPDPWFHDIFHTDGRAYDSAETDLIRRLSESK; via the coding sequence ATGCGCATTTTGCTGGCTGCCTTTTTCGCGGTGTCTTTCGCCGCCACGTCGATCGGTCTTGCCGAAGATCGCCCCAACGTTTTGTTGATCCTGGTGGACGACCTAAAGCCGGCGATCGGCGCGTTCGGCAACGAAACGGCCCAGACGCCGAATCTGGACGATCTGACACGTCGGGGCATGCGTTTCGACGCCGCGTATTGCAACCAAGCCGTTTGTGCACCGTCACGGTTCACGTTGATGCTGGGATCGCACAGCACGTCCACGGGGCTGTACGGGCTGGGCAATCGGTTGCGTGAATCGGATCCCGATGCGGTAACGATGCCCCAGCATTTTGCCGCAAACGGGTATCGCACCGAATCGTTGGGCAAGGTCTTTCACATCGGACACGGGAACATCGGTGATCCCGAATCGTTCCAGGTGCCGCACTTCAAAGAAAAAGTGATCGAATACGCCGATCCGGCCAGCACCGATGGCGGCAATCTGACTCGCGAAGAAGCCTTCTTTACCAACCAGAAACTAGGCGAAATTAAATCACTGCCTCGCGGTGCCGCCTATGAATCACCCGACGTCGCCGACACCGCCTATGCCGACGGACGCGTCGCCGAGGAAACCATTCGGCGATTGGAAGCCGCCAAGAAGCGACGGCAAACCGAGGGCACACCGTTCTTCATCGCCGCCGGTTTCGCACGACCGCACCTGCCGTTTTCGGCTCCGAAAAAGTACTGGGACCTGTACGATCCGGCCGAGTTGCCCATGCCGGAAAATGAGCAGTTACCGCAAGGTGCACCGGAGGTGGCCGGCAAACGCGGCGGTGAAATCAGCAATTACAAGCCGGTACCGGAAGAGCGTGAGGCGTCGTACAGCGATGATTTGAAACGGAATCTGATTCACGGTTATTACGCGGCGACCAGTTTTGTCGACGCACAAATCGGTAAAGTCGTCCAAGCGGTCGACCGACTAGGCTTGGACGACAACACGATCATCGTGCTGTGGGGCGATCATGGTTTCCACTTGGGCGATTTGGGCATTTGGACCAAGCACACCAATTTTGAACAAGCCAATCGGATTCCCATCGTGATTGTCGCGCCGGGAGTCGCGGAGCCGGGATCGTCCACCGGTCAATTGACCGAGACGGTCGACATTTATCCGACGCTGGCGGAACTGGCCGGCTTGCCGAAACCCACCGGTCCACAGCCGATCGACGGTGTCAGCTTGGTGCCGGTGTTGAAAGACCGCGATGCGCGTGTTCGCGATCACGCTTACCATGCGTACCCCAAAAAAATGATGGGACGCGCGATTCGGACCGATCGTTATCGCCTGGTCCAGTGGAAACGAATCGGGGCACCCGACTTGGACGCGGAATACGAACTTTACGATTACCAATCGGATCCGCTGGAAACGAAAAACTTGGCCGCGGACATGCCGCAAGTGGTGCGTCGCTTGTCGGCGATTCTGGCAACGTACCCACAGGCTGTTCCGCGAGCGGGAACGAAATCTGCCGCCGGTAAAAAGAAGAACGGCAAGGGGCAAGCCAAGCCAAAGGCCGCCGCGGTGGACGCCCAATCGTCCACCATCGCCGGTCGCTGGTCAGCCAAGCGTGCGAACAATTGGTACCGCCAAATCGATTGGCCGCTGGGCGCCAACTTCGTCCCGTCCACCGCGATCAACCAACTGGAAATGTGGCAGGAAGCCACCTTCGATCCGGACACGATCGACCGCGAACTGGGCTATGCCGAAAAGATCGGTATGAACACGATGCGGGTGTTCTTGCACGACATCCCTTGGCGAACCGATGCCGAAGGGTTCTTTCGCCGTGTCGACCGATATCTGGAGATCGCCGATTCGCACGGCATCCGCACGATGTTCGTTTTCTTTGACGGCGTCTGGCATCCGAACCCTGTCGCGGGTTTACAGCCACAACCGGTGCCAGGCGTGCACAATTCCGGCTGGGTCCAATCGCCCGGCCGAACGATCTTGGACGATCCCGCCGGGCAGGACGCGCTCAAGCCCTACGTGCAATCGGTGCTGCGTCGCTACGCCGACGATTCACGTGTGCTGGTCTGGGACTTGTTCAACGAACCGGACAACGGCAACGGAAACTCCTATGGCCTGGCCGGCCAGAACCTGGAACTGAATCCGGACGTGAAACGACGGCGGGCTCATGAGTTGTTGGAAAAGACGTTTCGCTGGGCCCGCGAGGTCAATCCGTCACAACCGCTGACGGTCGGACTTTGGACCGGCGATTACGTGAACAAGCCACGTCCGATCGACCGCTTGGTGTTGGACAACAACGACGTCCATTCGTTTCACACTTACGGAGGACCGCAGACGGCGCGTCGCAAAATGGAGGATCTGTTGGCTTTGGGGCGACCTTTGTTGTGCACCGAATACATGGCGCGTGGCAACAACAGCACCTTCGCCGGCGTGTTGCCGATCCTGAACGAATTGAAGGTGGGGGCGTACAACTGGGGTTTCGTCAACGGCCGATCGCAGACGATCTATCCCTGGGATTCTTGGCAAGCCGCCTACACGTCGATTCCGGATCCTTGGTTTCACGACATCTTTCACACCGACGGTCGTGCCTATGATTCGGCCGAAACGGACCTGATCCGCCGTCTGAGCGAATCGAAATAG
- the acpS gene encoding holo-ACP synthase: MATLGIGTTIVECVRIANMIDRHGEQFLLRVYTGSEIDRCVESAQASQMFASRWAAKEATLKAMNCYRQQIMWTDIEVVVDRATGPSISLYGRAQQWAEMHGIETLHVSLAACRTHATAYVVATDED, encoded by the coding sequence ATGGCCACCCTTGGGATCGGTACCACGATTGTGGAATGTGTCCGGATCGCCAACATGATCGACCGACACGGTGAACAGTTTTTGTTGCGGGTGTACACGGGATCGGAAATCGATCGCTGCGTGGAATCGGCTCAAGCGTCACAGATGTTCGCCAGCCGCTGGGCAGCCAAGGAGGCGACGTTGAAGGCGATGAATTGTTACCGCCAACAAATCATGTGGACGGACATCGAGGTCGTCGTGGATCGAGCGACCGGGCCGTCGATCAGCCTGTATGGTCGGGCTCAACAGTGGGCCGAAATGCACGGCATCGAAACGCTGCACGTCAGTCTGGCGGCCTGTCGGACTCATGCCACCGCCTACGTCGTGGCGACCGACGAAGATTAG
- a CDS encoding pyridoxal phosphate-dependent aminotransferase produces MHPWIAQRTTTFDSSGIRKVFDLAAKLKDPVNLSIGQPDFDVPQPIQDAAIQAIRDGKNAYSPTQGIAPLRDAINDRVQQQFGHDDRDVFISSGTSGGLVLSMLAMIDPGDEVIFMDPYFVMYPALIRLCGGVPVPVDSYPDFRLHVDRIEAAITDKTKMILVNSPANPTGVTATEQELRDVALLAKEKNIALLSDEIYSQFMYDAPFYSPATDNDQTIVIDGFSKSHAMTGWRVGYVHGPSEIIATMLKIQQYSFVCAPQPAQWAALSALDVPLTGHIDDYRHKRDLVMQGLSEKYEIEKPGGAFYAFPKAPGSSGEAFVHRAIEAGLLIIPGNIFSGRDSHFRISFAASDETLHRGIEILNRLAS; encoded by the coding sequence ATGCACCCTTGGATCGCCCAGCGCACCACGACGTTCGACAGCAGCGGCATTCGCAAAGTCTTTGACCTGGCCGCCAAACTAAAGGACCCGGTCAACCTGTCGATCGGTCAGCCTGATTTTGATGTGCCGCAGCCGATCCAAGACGCGGCGATCCAAGCCATCCGTGACGGCAAGAACGCATATTCCCCAACGCAAGGGATCGCACCGCTGCGTGACGCAATCAACGATCGCGTGCAGCAACAATTCGGGCACGACGACCGCGACGTCTTCATCAGCAGCGGGACCAGCGGCGGACTGGTGTTGTCGATGCTGGCGATGATCGACCCGGGCGATGAAGTGATCTTCATGGATCCCTATTTCGTCATGTACCCGGCACTGATTCGGCTGTGTGGCGGCGTTCCTGTACCGGTCGATTCGTATCCCGATTTTCGGTTGCATGTTGATCGGATCGAAGCTGCCATCACTGACAAGACCAAGATGATTCTGGTCAATAGCCCGGCCAACCCGACCGGCGTCACAGCGACCGAACAAGAATTGCGAGACGTCGCGTTGTTGGCAAAAGAGAAAAACATCGCGTTGTTGTCCGACGAAATCTATTCGCAATTCATGTATGACGCGCCGTTCTATTCCCCGGCGACCGACAACGACCAAACGATCGTGATCGACGGATTCAGCAAGAGTCATGCGATGACCGGTTGGCGGGTCGGATACGTCCACGGGCCGTCGGAAATCATCGCGACGATGCTGAAGATTCAGCAGTATTCGTTCGTCTGCGCCCCTCAACCGGCACAATGGGCGGCGCTGTCGGCGCTGGACGTTCCGTTGACCGGCCACATCGACGATTACCGCCACAAACGTGACTTGGTGATGCAGGGGTTGTCGGAGAAGTATGAGATCGAAAAACCCGGCGGCGCTTTTTATGCGTTCCCCAAAGCTCCCGGATCCAGCGGTGAAGCGTTCGTGCATCGCGCGATCGAAGCGGGGCTGCTGATCATCCCCGGCAATATCTTCAGTGGGCGGGACTCTCATTTCCGAATCAGTTTCGCCGCGAGTGACGAAACGTTGCACCGGGGAATTGAGATTCTCAATCGACTGGCGTCGTGA
- a CDS encoding trans-sulfuration enzyme family protein, giving the protein MSEGDSVRSRKTSFCTRAIHVGNDLDPQTGAVVPPVHFASTFRQPGAGQWGEFDYSRSGNPTRGRLETTLANLDSAVDDESSGGGALAFSTGMAAIHAVTMLLRSGDHVIAGSDLYGGAYRLLHKICDRSGITPTLVDATDPAAIEAAIKPETKLIWVESIGNPQMTVPDLAAIAAIGRRRQVITAVDNTFGTPALCRPLEFGFDIVMHSATKYLGGHSDVLGGTLATGREDLCRELAYVQNATGAVMDPMSCFLVARGLKTLDLRVRRQSETAMRLAVWLSQHPRVARVLYPGLENHPQHDLARSQFDGAFGGMLTFELDASLETTAKVCESTQLFHLAVSLGAVESLIEQPATMSHASYDAADRAKFGVTDGLIRLSVGLESFDDLRDDLNAAIG; this is encoded by the coding sequence ATGAGCGAAGGTGATAGCGTACGCTCGCGCAAGACAAGCTTTTGCACCCGAGCGATCCATGTGGGTAACGATCTGGACCCACAGACGGGTGCCGTCGTCCCGCCGGTGCATTTCGCATCGACGTTTCGCCAACCGGGTGCCGGCCAGTGGGGCGAATTTGATTATTCCCGCAGCGGTAATCCGACGCGTGGAAGGCTGGAAACCACCTTGGCCAATTTGGATTCTGCGGTCGACGACGAGTCATCCGGCGGCGGGGCGTTGGCCTTTTCCACCGGTATGGCGGCGATTCACGCGGTCACCATGCTGTTGCGATCGGGCGATCACGTCATCGCCGGCAGCGACTTGTACGGCGGTGCCTATCGGTTGCTGCACAAAATCTGTGATCGTTCCGGCATCACGCCGACCCTGGTCGATGCCACGGATCCGGCGGCGATCGAAGCGGCCATCAAGCCGGAGACGAAGTTGATCTGGGTGGAATCCATCGGCAACCCTCAGATGACCGTTCCCGATTTGGCGGCGATCGCGGCCATCGGCCGGCGTCGTCAAGTCATCACCGCAGTCGACAATACGTTCGGAACGCCCGCACTTTGTCGGCCTTTGGAATTCGGCTTCGACATCGTGATGCACTCGGCCACCAAGTACTTGGGCGGGCACAGCGATGTGCTGGGCGGGACACTGGCGACCGGGCGCGAAGACCTCTGTCGCGAATTGGCCTACGTTCAAAATGCGACGGGGGCGGTGATGGATCCGATGTCCTGTTTCCTGGTGGCTCGGGGATTGAAGACGCTGGACCTGCGGGTGCGACGGCAAAGCGAAACGGCGATGCGTTTGGCGGTCTGGCTTTCGCAACATCCGCGTGTGGCCCGGGTGTTGTATCCCGGCCTAGAAAACCATCCGCAACACGACCTGGCCCGATCACAATTCGACGGTGCTTTCGGCGGCATGTTGACGTTCGAATTGGATGCGTCGCTGGAGACGACCGCAAAGGTTTGCGAATCGACACAGTTGTTTCATCTGGCGGTCAGCCTGGGTGCGGTTGAATCGTTGATCGAACAGCCTGCGACGATGTCCCACGCCAGTTACGACGCGGCCGATCGTGCAAAGTTTGGCGTCACCGATGGGCTGATCCGTTTGTCGGTGGGCTTGGAGTCTTTCGACGACCTGCGTGACGATTTGAACGCGGCGATCGGTTGA
- the fmt gene encoding methionyl-tRNA formyltransferase → MADSKLRLVLMGTGPFAVPSFDRIADGPHEIVQVIVRPLPPVKSRGGPPPQPVADWAEERSLAVIRPDSINDDETVQQLRSLHADLLVVCDYGQILKPAALETAPLGGINLHGSLLPNYRGAAPVQRAVLSGDRETGVTVIHMTPRLDGGPILARRVTEIRDDETAGQLEQRLSAIGVDATIEAIDRLLDWDQESVIGDPQDAALVSKAPRLSKAEAQIDWQQPSRMIDCHVRGMQPWPVAFSFFHPGNGGKPVRVQIRQVTPIGDDASGDAPSQSQPGHLVSGDGLCVASGDGVLRIDQIQPAGKKPMTGAAFANGYQPGPDACFGATCGDAAVGGKGGTA, encoded by the coding sequence GTGGCTGATTCTAAGTTGCGGCTGGTGCTGATGGGCACCGGACCGTTTGCGGTCCCGTCGTTTGATCGCATCGCCGATGGTCCCCACGAAATCGTCCAAGTGATCGTGCGGCCGTTGCCGCCGGTGAAAAGCCGTGGTGGCCCACCGCCGCAACCCGTGGCCGACTGGGCGGAAGAGCGATCGCTGGCCGTGATCCGTCCCGACAGCATCAACGATGATGAAACGGTACAGCAGCTTCGATCCTTGCACGCGGATTTGCTGGTCGTGTGCGACTATGGCCAGATATTGAAGCCCGCGGCGTTGGAAACCGCACCGCTGGGCGGAATCAATCTGCACGGTTCGCTGTTACCCAATTATCGCGGGGCGGCTCCGGTGCAACGTGCCGTGTTATCTGGCGATCGCGAAACCGGCGTCACCGTGATCCACATGACGCCGCGTTTGGACGGTGGTCCGATTTTGGCGCGACGGGTGACCGAGATTCGTGACGATGAAACCGCCGGCCAACTGGAGCAGCGCTTGTCGGCCATCGGCGTCGACGCCACTATCGAAGCGATCGACCGTCTGCTGGACTGGGATCAAGAATCCGTGATCGGCGATCCGCAAGATGCGGCATTGGTCAGCAAAGCACCACGGCTTTCCAAAGCGGAAGCTCAGATCGATTGGCAACAGCCCAGCCGCATGATCGATTGCCATGTCCGCGGGATGCAGCCATGGCCAGTCGCATTTTCCTTCTTTCATCCGGGCAACGGCGGCAAACCGGTTCGGGTACAGATTCGCCAGGTCACACCCATCGGTGACGATGCGAGTGGCGATGCGCCAAGCCAGTCGCAACCGGGCCACCTGGTATCGGGTGACGGATTGTGTGTGGCCAGCGGCGACGGCGTCTTGCGGATCGATCAGATCCAACCGGCCGGCAAGAAACCGATGACCGGCGCGGCGTTCGCCAACGGCTATCAACCCGGCCCCGATGCCTGTTTCGGCGCCACGTGTGGCGACGCGGCGGTCGGTGGCAAAGGCGGGACGGCTTGA